TCGGCCTCGGCACCCCGGGCCAGCAGCGCCCGTACCGCGTCCGCGTGCCCGTGATAGGCGGCGAGCATCACCAGGGAGTCGCCGCGGTCGTTGGTGAGGTTGGCCGGTACACCCGCGTCGACGTAGGCCACGAGCGCCTCGGTCCGCCCCTGCCGGGCAAGATCGAAGATCTTGGTCGCCAGCTCCACGACCTCGGGGTCGGGGGCTTCAGTCATCGGCCGGACCGCCTCTCACTAGTACGGGTGAATCGCCAGCGTACTGGCTTCCCGGGCACATGACCGGGTGCGCGCGGGGCAATGATCATCGCAGGACCGCACTGCGCGAACCGACCTGCCCGAACCGCCGATGAACACTACGCCGGGTGGGGGAAATCTGCCGAATTTCACCCAGTTGCACCTTTAATAGTATGGATACATCCTGTGAGCCTGGAAGTACTCATGGTGACTGTCCCCGCGAACCAGGAGAACTCACATGATCCTGTCCATCTCAGGCGTGGTCCTGCTCGGCATCATCGTCTTCCTCTTCTTCAAGAAGGACGGACTCAAGGCCTCCCACGCCCTGGTGGCCGCACTCTTCGGCTTCTACCTGGCGAGTACGGCCATCGCCCCGAGCATCAAGGCCGGCGGCGAGAGCCTGGCGAGCCTCCTCGGCGGAATCAAGTTCTGACGCCGCCCTCCCGCCCGTACGCACGCATCTTCAGGAGACCGCAGTGGCCCGCCGCCCCCTCCCCCGCATTCTGAGCAACGGCAGCGCACAGCTCGCCCGGAGCCGGGAGCTGGCCCGGACGGCGGCCGACAGCGCCACCGATGTCCTCCACCCGCTGATCACGATCACCCGCGGTCTGCGCCGGCTGGCAGCGGCCGGACGGCGCAAGTGGGCCGACACCGCCAAGGACCGGCGCGGACCGCTGCTGTTCCTGGTGGCCTCGGTGATCCTGGTCGTGGCGCTCCTTCCGTACGGCCCACTGCTGGCCGTCATCACCGTGATGGCGGCGGCGGCCTGGCAGGGCCGGGACCGCACCGGGCCGGCCCCGGACGGCCCCGACGAGTCGCAGGCCAAACGCCTCCAGGCGCTGTACGAGGCCCTGGTCCCGTACTTCTCGACCGTCGAGGACCCCGCGCCTCTTTACGCGCACGGCGGCGCGTGGGAGAAGGCCTTTCCGACCTACGGCTTCGACGACACCGGCCGCGTCACGCACCTGGTGATCCGCTACCCGGCGTACTTCACGGACGGCGAGGCCGAGGCCCGGGCCCGTATCGAGTATCTGATCACCGCCAAGTCCGGCCGCGGCCGCGAGTACCACTTCACCTGGGACGAGGAGGGCAACCTGCTCACCGTCACGGTCCTCGCCCCGCTTCCGACCGACATCGCCGCCCAGCGTTTCGTCACGTCCCCCGGCGAGACGGTCCTCGGCTTCACCGACCCCATCCAGGTCCAGCGCACGCTCCCCCTCACCTTCGGTGAGGAACAGCGCGATGTCCCACCGGTCGTCTGGCGCACCGGCGTCCGCTCGACCGAGCCGCACCTGCTGGCCATGGGGCAGCCGGGCAGCGGCACCTCGACCCTGCTGCGCTCCATCGCCCTCCAAGCCCTCCAGTACGGCGACGTACTGATCGTCGAGGGCGGCGGCACCGGCGAGTACGCCTGCCTCACGGGCCGGGACGGTGTGCTGGCCGTGGAGTGCGCCTTGGCCGGGGCTCTGGCCAGCCTGGAGTGGGCCTCCGCCGAGACGGAGCGCCGCCTGATCGCGGTCAATCGCGCGCGCCAGGCGGGCCATCCGCCACCGGACGACACCAAACGCCCCCTGTGGATCCTCCTGGACCGCCCGAGCGCCTTCACCCACGTCGCCGCCGCGGACGGCCGCAAGGACCCGCAGTCCCTGCTCCAGGTCCCGCTCCGCCACGGTCGCGCGGCGAACGTCACCGTGGTCGTGGCCGACCAGTTCGACAGCCTGGACACCTTGAGCGATCCGGTACAGCAGCACACCCGCGCGCGGGTCGTCCTGGGCCCGGCCACGGCCGACCAACTGAAGACGGTCCTCGGCACACCCCCGCACACCACCCCCGTCACCCACGTCCCGCCCGGCCGCGGCTACGCCCGCCTCGGCACAGGCCAAGTCCACCGCCTCCAGGTCCCCGCCACCCCCGACCCCTACGACGACACCGCGACAGAGGCCCACCGCCAGGCGGTCCTGGCCCTCCTCCCCCCGAAAACAACACCGGCAGACGCGGAACCGGAACAGCTGACGGAAGAGCCGGAAGAGTCGGAACCGAAGCAGCTCACCGAAAAGGCAGCCGCAGTGGAACCCGCGTAGCCGGGACGTCGAGCTGCCAAGCCGCGCCCCGCAAGCGCCGGACTGCGCGACCCACCCCACGGCGCCCACCCCCACGCACAGTCACGCCACAAACGTACGAGGCGTCTCAGTCCCCCCGGCTCCCCCAGCCCCACCGCTCTCCACCAACCGAGCCGCAGCAGCCAGCCGCGCCGCGGCCTCCTCCGCCACCGCGCCCCCCACAGTGAACGGCAACCGCACATACCCCTC
This genomic window from Streptomyces sp. DG2A-72 contains:
- a CDS encoding ankyrin repeat domain-containing protein; the protein is MTEAPDPEVVELATKIFDLARQGRTEALVAYVDAGVPANLTNDRGDSLVMLAAYHGHADAVRALLARGAEADRINDRGQTPLAGAVFKGEEEVIRALLEGGADPAAGTPSAIDTARMFGKAELLELFGAH